A window from Pichia kudriavzevii chromosome 5, complete sequence encodes these proteins:
- a CDS encoding uncharacterized protein (PKUD0E00570; similar to Saccharomyces cerevisiae YBR160W (CDC28); ancestral locus Anc_8.513), whose protein sequence is MDVNDFDKLEKIGEGTYGVVYKAIDTKHNNRIVALKKIRLESEDEGIPSTTIREISLLKELRDPNIVGLFDIVHSNSNKIYLVFEFLDMDLKKYMESIPEGHGMNRHMVKKFMIQLVKGIYYCHSHRVLHRDLKPQNLLIDKEGSLKVADFGLARAFGVPLRAYTHEVVTLWYRAPEILLGGKQYSTGVDMWSIGCIFAEMAQRKPLFSGDSEIDQIFKIFKVLGTPTKEMWPEVECMSDYKKTFPKWKKQNLASIVTKLDANGIDLLEQLLAYDPAIRISAKRALAHDYFKIDPESYHQMDYPQQSTMQVDTSTLYA, encoded by the coding sequence ATGGATGTCAACGATTTTGATAAGTTAGAGAAAATTGGAGAAGGTACATATGGTGTTGTTTATAAGGCAATTGACACAAAACACAACAACAGGATTGTTGCCTTAAAGAAGATCCGTCTAGAATCTGAAGACGAAGGTATTCCTTCGACGACTATCAGAGAGATCTCCTTGTTGAAGGAACTTAGAGATCCAAATATTGTGGGGCTATTTGATATTGTCCATTCCAACTCAAATAAAATTTATTTGGTCTTTGAATTCTTAGATATGGACTTAAAGAAGTATATGGAGTCAATACCTGAAGGTCACGGGATGAATAGGCATATGGTGAAGAAGTTCATGATTCAATTAGTGAAAGGAATCTATTACTGTCATTCTCATCGTGTCTTACATAGAGACTTGAAACCGCAAAATCTTCTAATTGATAAAGAAGGTAGTCTGAAAGTTGCAGATTTTGGTCTAGCAAGAGCGTTTGGTGTCCCCTTGAGAGCGTACACACATGAAGTTGTTACACTGTGGTATAGAGCGCCAGAGATTCTTTTAGGTGGTAAGCAATATTCAACTGGTGTTGATATGTGGTCAATTGGTTGTATATTTGCAGAGATGGCACAACGGAAACCACTATTTTCTGGTGACTctgaaattgatcaaattttcaagattttcaaagttCTCGGTACCCCAACAAAGGAGATGTGGCCTGAAGTTGAATGCATGAGTGACTATAAGAAAACATTTCCTAAATGGAAAAAGCAAAATCTTGCTTCGATCGTCACCAAACTTGATGCCAATGGCATTGATTTGCTAGAACAATTATTGGCCTACGATCCAGCAATTAGAATTAGTGCTAAAAGGGCCCTGGCCCATgattatttcaaaatagatCCCGAATCGTATCATCAAATGGATTACCCCCAACAATCTACTATGCAGGTTGATACATCGACTTTGTATGCATAA
- a CDS encoding uncharacterized protein (PKUD0E00580; similar to Saccharomyces cerevisiae YBR159W (IFA38); ancestral locus Anc_8.512), translated as MCDFLKSLSSLELTPYNTFLYAALVVGVVKVTTTVLSFTSLLLQAYVLPGVNFAKYGANRGNWAVITGASDGIGKEYAFQLAKKGFNIVLVSRTQSKLETVASEIQSKYKKETKIVAFDASTNAPENYQLLEDSLQGLPVSILINNVGASHSIPVSFLDTTEEEMNQIITLNNIVTLKVTKIVAPLIAANTGKNKGTRGLILTMGSFAGLVPTPYLSVYSGSKAFLQNWSAALSGELASQSIDVELVISYLVTSAMSKVKRSSFMIPTPKQFVASTLKNVGRRVGAQERFGTITPYPSHALMHWGIANTLGVFSKFVNKMNLDMHKDIRKRALKKAARIANEKKEL; from the coding sequence ATGTGTGATTTTCTCAAGTCTCTCTCGTCATTGGAATTGACACCATACAATACCTTCCTCTATGCTGCGCTCGTTGTCGGTGTCGTCAAGGTAACAACAACTGTTCTCTCCTTTACCTCACTGCTTTTGCAAGCATACGTCTTGCCTGGCGTCAATTTTGCAAAGTACGGTGCTAACAGAGGCAATTGGGCTGTGATCACCGGTGCCTCAGATGGTATTGGTAAGGAATATGCGTTCCAATTAGCAAAGAAAGGTTTCAATATTGTTTTGGTTTCAAGAACACAGTCCAAACTCGAGACTGTTGCAAGTGAAATCCAAAGTAAATACAAGAAGGAGACTAAGATCGTTGCCTTTGATGCTTCAACTAATGCTCCTGAAAACTATCAATTGTTAGAAGACTCCCTTCAGGGTTTACCGGTCTCAATCCTAATCAACAATGTTGGAGCATCGCATTCCATTCCCGTTTCATTCTTGGACACAAcggaagaagaaatgaacCAAATCATCACTTTGAATAATATTGTCACTCTTAAAGTTACCAAGATTGTTGCCCCTTTGATTGCCGCAAATACCGGCAAAAACAAGGGTACTCGTGGTTTGATTTTAACTATGGGATCTTTTGCAGGTTTAGTTCCAACTCCTTATCTCAGCGTGTATTCGGGTTCCAAGGCATTCTTGCAGAATTGGTCTGCAGCTCTCTCTGGAGAATTGGCGTCTCAATCtattgatgttgaattagTCATTTCTTATTTGGTTACATCTGCAATGTCTAAGGTCAAGAGAAGTTCATTCATGATTCCAACCCCAAAGCAATTTGTTGCTTctactttgaaaaatgtcGGTAGAAGAGTTGGTGCACAGGAAAGGTTTGGTACAATTACTCCATACCCTTCACATGCGTTGATGCATTGGGGTATTGCCAACACCTTAGGTGTCTTCTCTAAATTTGTTAACAAAATGAACCTTGACATGCACAAAGACATTAGAAAAAGAGCACTAAAAAAGGCAGCTCGTATAGCtaatgaaaagaaggaattATAA
- a CDS encoding uncharacterized protein (PKUD0E00590) → MRGSSGNGKYHGRGNHSYRGFHGGSPSDRGYYQPPYYNSSPTPGRGGVTSYGSRGVPSSAGNSTVPYYTSSRAYGEYPSCGQPPQQQQAPSTPVSADTNGPPRPSSDNDWPGYNRTFNSRVRGSYRGSYSRGRGRGRSGWGRPTGGYYGNIGPINGGLKSSFEYNPTDNEHEYYSYKREGFENGYELQAEQQHERRPSQHQAHHKQLQQQDAPAQHASQSQPYQPLKPHSSSQNQSGHGYHTEGSDSSLKIPIQNGNDSHPIKRDASDKSETASVHTVNPETALAINNKDLEMQRVRERLQEAEFTEKHWISRIHVHGDMRKFLSRAFDSLDVANASLLNIGARRAELEIDVERYNRLLKAEDERVRLAEEKLEAMDLDV, encoded by the coding sequence atgaGAGGAAGCAGTGGTAATGGTAAATATCATGGCCGTGGCAACCACTCGTATCGTGGATTTCATGGTGGAAGTCCCTCTGATCGTGGGTACTATCAACCCCCATATTATAACAGTTCACCAACCCCTGGACGAGGCGGTGTAACTAGCTATGGTTCTCGTGGTGTTCCAAGTTCTGCTGGGAATAGCACAGTGCCGTATTATACAAGTTCGAGAGCGTATGGGGAATATCCATCATGTGGACAGCCGCCACAGCAACAACAGGCGCCTTCCACGCCTGTTTCTGCAGATACCAATGGACCACCAAGACCAAGTTCTGATAATGACTGGCCAGGCTATAATCGGACCTTCAACAGTAGAGTCAGAGGCAGTTACCGTGGTTCGTACTCTAGAGGTAGAGGTAGAGGTAGAAGCGGTTGGGGGCGTCCCACTGGCGGATATTATGGGAATATTGGCCCTATAAATGGGGgtttgaaatcttcatttgaaTACAATCCTACAGATAACGAGCATGAGTACTATAGCTATAAACGAGAAGGATTTGAGAATGGTTATGAACTACAAGCAGAACAGCAACATGAACGAAGGCCGTCACAACACCAGGCGCATCACAAAcagcttcaacaacaagatgCACCAGCACAACATGCATCACAGTCGCAGCCGTATCAGCCACTGAAGCCTCACTCGAGTTCCCAAAATCAGTCTGGGCACGGGTATCATACTGAAGGATCTGATTCTTCCTTGAAAATTCCTatccaaaatggaaacgACTCCCATCCTATCAAGAGAGATGCGTCAGATAAATCTGAGACGGCTTCAGTCCACACTGTCAATCCAGAAACAGCATTAGCTATTAATAATAAAGATCTGGAAATGCAGCGTGTACGTGAAAGGCTACAAGAAGCAGAATTCACCGAGAAGCACTGGATTTCGAGAATTCATGTCCACGGTGACATGAGGAAATTTCTCTCAAGGGCGTTTGACAGCTTAGATGTTGCAAATGCTTCCCTACTCAACATTGGAGCTCGTCGGGCAGAGTTGGAAATTGACGTAGAGAGGTACAACCGTTTACTGAAAGCTGAAGACGAACGTGTGCGTTTGGCCGAAGAGAAGCTCGAAGCAATGGACCTGGATGTATGA
- a CDS encoding uncharacterized protein (PKUD0E00600; similar to Saccharomyces cerevisiae YOR301W (RAX1); ancestral locus Anc_8.774) — MGNPHLDSQEEFVNKSNLVDATGLQNYYDALNELEKQNVNLNSFEQPVSEFNRWPTLFEILNKKTESPLDLWSFYVFMRDEENAIDYLDFWIDTVQHINLCKAYVKGLRDTLISSSKMKQSGKANDFITNKSDTRKALTQKRTRFDPPGVINDVYSNRNSQNSSNASRSSSTLLELLMKNDLFEDQDPHRLSTFLRGETAIRTSDPLVNAKIEDLKRKSQNLSSKLDEKWDESKEDMSSNFRTSLIDPEMVEKFIENDFDDQHRSFDQSHLISRSSLRRSTRNILETYFSNDSEKKLEIPRGIASRLRYALENQGRDDPEVFDEAREYVFKAMEFNAYPNFLRNHALKNVTKKSAAIRLLLSIICALAAFWTGYTLIFMNYQSKSTRAVVVVPFFFMSYLFFSAFYRIDPFLCFAGYSESIATPGGIIPNRDKYVRSVLTKRSLFVLTVLCLVAAAFSIIFALVPGKRLVH; from the coding sequence ATGGGCAATCCTCACCTTGATTCTCAAGAGGAGTTTGTCAATAAATCTAATTTGGTGGATGCCACTGGATTACAAAACTACTATGATGCTTTAAACGAActtgagaaacaaaacgTTAATCTGAACTCCTTTGAGCAACCGGTTTCTGAATTCAACAGATGGCCAACACTGTTTGAGAttctcaacaaaaaaacCGAATCGCCTCTTGACCTATGGTCATTCTACGTATTTATGAGAGACGAGGAAAATGCTATTGATTATTTAGATTTTTGGATAGATACAGTTCAACATATCAATTTATGTAAGGCTTATGTGAAAGGTCTCAGAGACACTTTAATCTCAAGCTCAAAGATGAAACAATCTGGTAAAGCAAATGATTTCATAACAAATAAATCGGATACGAGGAAAGCCTTAACCCAAAAAAGAACTAGGTTTGATCCTCCGGGCGTTATCAATGATGTATATTCAAACAGGAACTCGCAGAATAGCAGCAATGCGTCGAGGTCTTCCTCAACATTACTGGAactattgatgaaaaatgaCTTATTCGAAGATCAAGACCCTCATAGGTTATCTACATTCTTAAGAGGTGAAACTGCTATAAGGACCAGTGACCCCCTGGTTAAtgctaaaattgaagatcTAAAGAGAAAATCGCAGAATCTAAGTTCTAAATTGGATGAGAAATGGGACGAATCGAAGGAAGACATGAGCTCTAATTTTAGAACATCTCTAATTGATCCCGAGATGGTTGAAAAGTTTATTGagaatgattttgatgatcaACATCGAAGCTTTGATCAGTCTCATTTAATTTCAAGGTCTTCTTTAAGAAGATCAACAAGAAATATCCTTGAAACATATTTCTCCAATGATTCAGAGAAAAAGTTGGAGATTCCTCGAGGAATCGCAAGCAGACTTAGGTATGCATTAGAAAACCAAGGAAGAGACGATCCTGAAGTTTTTGACGAAGCAAGAGAATATGTATTCAAGGCAATGGAGTTCAATGCATACCCAAACTTTTTAAGAAATCAtgctttgaaaaatgttaCTAAAAAATCCGCTGCAATTAGACTGTTGCTTTCCATAATTTGTGCATTAGCGGCATTTTGGACAGGTTATACGCTTATATTCATGAACTATCAATCAAAGTCAACTAGAGCAGTAGTTGTCGTGccatttttcttcatgtcatacttgtttttctctgcATTCTACAGGATCGatccttttctttgctttgCTGGATACTCCGAAAGTATAGCTACACCTGGCGGAATAATTCCTAATAGAGACAAGTATGTTAGATCTGTGCTGACAAAGAGATCCTTGTTTGTTCTTACGGTTTTGTGCTTAGTTGCAGCAGCTTTTAGTATCATATTTGCACTAGTTCCAGGTAAACGTCTGGTTCACTAG
- a CDS encoding uncharacterized protein (PKUD0E00610) — protein sequence MSPHHIDLDEPKCSEYDYGRRFGTNSKIWDVYDTRASNSGPTGPTSQKDSLFWLRRSRAVKGAYKMYSSQIRGTGSKGENEPVAACRAWLRGNVLLTRAPQVTVAELEWHTLSHKVEALDSYRLFSLADGNTYQWTNQGKFLEKVKNLGEKESEVRERIAKVVIASNSGFNLIVDESKIPREIALCTALCFWVDQWNTNLALRGIYWG from the coding sequence ATGTCCCCCCATCACATTGATTTGGACGAGCCAAAATGCTCAGAGTATGACTATGGGAGGAGATTCGGCACTAATTCTAAAATTTGGGACGTTTACGATACACGAGCATCAAATTCAGGACCAACGGGTCCAACTTCTCAGAAGGATTCTCTCTTTTGGCTCAGAAGATCCCGAGCAGTAAAGGGAGCATACAAGATGTATTCGTCTCAAATAAGAGGCACCGGTTCGAAGGGGGAAAATGAACCCGTTGCAGCTTGTAGAGCCTGGTTGAGAGGTAATGTTCTATTGACCAGAGCCCCACAAGTAACAGTAGCTGAATTAGAATGGCACACGCTTAGCCATAAAGTTGAAGCACTTGATTCATATAGACTGTTTTCCCTTGCCGATGGTAATACGTACCAGTGGACCAATCAAGGTaagtttttggaaaaagtCAAGAATCTTGGTGAAAAGGAGTCCGAAGTTCGGGAAAGAATTGCCAAAGTTGTAATTGCTAGTAACTCTGGTTTCAATCTGATTGTAGATGAATCCAAAATTCCAAGAGAAATTGCACTATGCACTGCTCTTTGTTTCTGGGTTGATCAATGGAACACTAATCTTGCATTGAGAGGTATTTACTGGGGGTGA
- a CDS encoding uncharacterized protein (PKUD0E00620; similar to Saccharomyces cerevisiae YJR109C (CPA2); ancestral locus Anc_7.494) — protein MAAVSRLLGFKTVKQFSKFPKLKKNGFKSFQLKLYSTSTYEGGNIMKQFKDENGLNLVDVSKVLVIGSGGLSIGQAGEFDYSGSQAIKALKEENKKSILINPNIATNQTSHALADEVYYLPVTPEYITYIIEREKPDGILLTFGGQTGLNVGVQLDKLGILKKYGVKVLGTPIKTLETSEDRDLFAQALKEINIPIAESIAVNTVDDALKAAEEVGYPIIVRSAYALGGLGSGFANNETELRNLASQSLSLSPQILVEKSLKGWKEVEYEVVRDRCDNCITVCNMENFDPLGIHTGDSIVVAPSQTLSDEEYHMLRSAAIKIIRHLGVVGECNVQYALQPDGLDYRVIEVNARLSRSSALASKATGYPLAYTAAKIGLGYTLPQLPNPVTKSTSANFEPSLDYMVTKIPRWDLAKFQHVNRDIGSAMKSVGEVMAIGRNFEESFQKAVRQVDPSFVGFQGAEFDNLDDALANPTDRRWLAVGQALLNEGYSVEKVHELSKIDKWFLYKLMNIVNMQKELESLGDLSALSEDVMSRAKKLGFSDKQIALAVKSDELSVRALRKSFGITPFVKRIDTLAAEFPASTNYLYTTYNATSHDVEFNDQGTMVLGSGVYRIGSSVEFDWCAVSTARALRKEGKKTVMVNYNPETVSTDFDEVDRLYFEELSFERTMDIYELENSEGVVVSVGGQLPQNIALKLQNAGAKILGTDPEDIDKAEDRHKFSSILDSIDVDQPKWKELTSIDAAEQFADEVGYPVLVRPSYVLSGAAMSVIRSKSELESKLLNAADVSAEHPVVISKFIEGAEEIDIDAVACEGEVMVHAVSEHVENAGIHSGDATLVLPPQHLEPAIMLRLKEIADKVAKAWKITGPFNMQIIKANNPETGIPDLKVIECNIRASRSFPFVSKVLGVNFIEVATRALLKDPTLKPIDLMNKHYDYVATKVPQFSFTRLAGADPFLGVEMSSTGEIACFGADLIEAYWTTIQATMNFHLPLPPSGILFGGDTNNDNLGTVAQRLEKLGYKYYTASSQVAEYLKKYTTAEIKTIEFPKNNKRELREVFQKYDIKAVFNLARTRADNLQDEDYVMRRNAIDFGIPLFNEPKTALLFAECLKEKLPGRISDLSQQEVIIPGEVRRWSEFIGGKPV, from the coding sequence ATGGCTGCTGTCTCTAGACTCCTTGGGTTTAAAACAGTGAAACAATTCTCAAAGTTTCCTAAACTTAAGAAGAATGGATTTAAATCTTTCCAATTAAAGCTGTATTCTACGAGTACCTATGAAGGCGGAAATATCATGAAACAGTTCAAAGATGAGAATGGTCTTAACTTAGTTGACGTTTCAAAAGTCTTGGTCATTGGTTCCGGAGGGTTATCGATTGGTCAAGCCGGCGAGTTTGATTACTCTGGATCACAGGCAATCAAAGCACTCAAGGAAGAGAACAAGAAATCTATCCTTATCAATCCTAACATTGCAACAAACCAAACTTCTCATGCATTAGCGGACGAAGTGTACTACTTACCAGTCACACCTGAATATATCACTTACATaatagaaagagaaaaaccAGATGGTATTTTACTTACCTTTGGTGGTCAAACCGGTCTCAATGTTGGTGTCCAATTGGATAAACTAGGGATTCTAAAGAAATACGGCGTGAAAGTCTTAGGCACTCCGATTAAAACTTTGGAAACGTCCGAAGATAGAGATTTATTTGCACAAGctttaaaagaaatcaatattCCTATTGCTGAGTCTATTGCTGTGAACACTGTCGACGATGCATTGAAAGCTGCCGAGGAAGTTGGTTACCCAATCATTGTCAGATCTGCATACGCTTTAGGTGGTTTAGGTTCTGGTTTTGCTAATAATGAAACCGAATTAAGAAATTTGGCCTCTCAATCTTTGTCATTATCTCCTCAAATTTTGGTTGAAAAGTCCTTGAAAGGATGGAAGGAAGTCGAATATGAAGTTGTTAGAGATAGATGCGATAACTGTATCACTGTTTGTAACATGGAAAATTTTGATCCATTGGGTATCCACACGGGTGATTCCATTGTTGTTGCGCCTTCCCAAACATTATCAGATGAGGAATACCATATGTTAAGATCTGCTGCCATCAAAATTATTAGACATTTAGGTGTTGTTGGAGAATGTAACGTCCAATATGCCCTACAACCGGATGGTTTAGACTACAGAGTTATTGAAGTTAATGCTAGATTATCCAGATCTTCCGCTTTGGCCTCAAAGGCAACAGGTTATCCGTTAGCTTATACTGCTGCTAAAATTGGTTTGGGATATACTTTGCCTCAATTGCCAAATCCAGTTACTAAGTCAACTTCTGCAAACTTTGAACCTTCATTAGACTACATGGTCACTAAAATTCCTAGATGGGATTTAGCTAAGTTTCAACATGTTAATAGAGATATTGGATCTGCCATGAAATCAGTTGGTGAAGTCATGGCAATTGGTAggaattttgaagaatctttCCAGAAGGCAGTCAGACAAGTTGATCCATCTTTTGTTGGTTTCCAAGGTGCCGAGTTTGATAATCTAGATGATGCATTAGCTAATCCTACTGACAGAAGATGGTTAGCTGTTGGTCAAGCACTGTTGAATGAAGGTTACTCAGTTGAGAAAGTGCATGAATTGTCTAAAATTGACAAATGGTTCCTTTACAAATTGATGAACATTGTTAATATGCAAAAGGAATTAGAAAGCCTTGGTGATTTATCTGCTCTCAGCGAAGATGTTATGTCCAGAGCAAAGAAATTGGGATTTTCTGATAAACAAATTGCACTAGCCGTAAAATCTGACGAATTGTCGGTAAGAGCATTGAGAAAGTCATTTGGTATTACCCCTTTTGTTAAGAGAATTGATACTTTGGCTGCTGAATTTCCTGCTTCGACAAACTATTTATATACTACATACAATGCTACCAGTCATGATGTTGAATTCAACGACCAAGGTACCATGGTTTTGGGCTCCGGTGTTTACAGAATTGGCTCTTCCGTTGAGTTTGACTGGTGTGCAGTTTCCACTGCTAGAGCTTTAAGAaaggaaggaaaaaagaCGGTTATGGTTAACTATAATCCTGAGACTGTCTCTACCGATTTTGACGAAGTTGACAGGTTGTATTTCGAAGAACTATCATTTGAGAGAACTATGGATATTtatgaattggaaaattcagagggtgttgttgtttctgttgGTGGTCAACTACCACAAAATATTGCACTGAAGTTGCAAAACGCCGGTGCTAAAATCCTTGGTACCGATCCTGAAGATATCGATAAGGCAGAAGATAGACACAAGTTTTCATCCATCTTGGATTCCATCGATGTTGATCAACCAAAATGGAAAGAGTTAACTTCTATTGATGCCGCAGAACAATTTGCTGACGAAGTTGGTTACCCAGTCTTAGTCAGACCATCCTATGTTTTATCCGGTGCAGCAATGTCTGTTATTAGATCCAAATCTGAATTAGAGAGTAAGTTGTTGAATGCTGCAGATGTTTCTGCTGAACATCCAGTTgttatttccaaattcattgaagGTGCTGAAGagattgatattgatgctGTTGCTTGTGAGGGTGAGGTTATGGTTCATGCTGTATCTGAGCACGTTGAAAATGCAGGTATTCACTCTGGTGATGCAACGCTAGTTTTACCTCCACAACATTTGGAACCGGCTATTATGTTGAGACTAAAGGAAATTGCAGATAAGGTTGCAAAGGCATGGAAGATCACTGGTCCGTTCAATATGCAAATCATCAAAGCCAACAATCCAGAAACAGGTATTCCAGATTTGAAGGTCATTGAATGTAACATCAGAGCATCTAGATCATTCCCATTTGTTTCCAAGGTTCTAGGGGTGAACTTCATTGAGGTTGCAACCAGAGCATTGTTGAAGGATCCAACATTGAAGCCAATTGACTTGATGAATAAACACTATGACTATGTTGCTACCAAAGTGCCACAGTTTTCCTTTACTAGATTGGCCGGTGCAGATCCATTTCTAGGCGTTGAAATGTCATCTACAGGTGAAATTGCATGTTTTGGTGCTGATTTAATTGAAGCATATTGGACAACCATCCAAGCCACAATGAACTTCCATTTACCATTACCACCATCGGGTATTTTGTTTGGTGGCGATACTAACAACGACAACCTTGGCACTGTTGCACAAAGACTCGAAAAACTGGGATATAAATACTACACTGCCTCTTCACAAGTTGCCGagtatttgaagaagtacACCACAGCGGAAATCAAAACCATTGAATTCCCAAAGAACAACAAGAGAGAACTAAGAGAAGTGTTCCAAAAATACGACATCAAAGCCGTCTTCAACCTTGCCAGAACGAGAGCAGATAATCTACAAGACGAAGATTACGTGATGAGAAGAAATGCAATTGATTTTGGCATTCCGTTATTCAACGAGCCAAAAACGGCACTACTATTTGCAGAGTGCCTGAAGGAGAAACTCCCTGGTAGAATCAGCGATTTGTCACAACAGGAGGTTATTATCCCCGGCGAAGTCAGAAGGTGGAGTGAGTTCATTGGCGGCAAACCAGTGTAG
- a CDS encoding uncharacterized protein (PKUD0E00630; similar to Saccharomyces cerevisiae YER020W (GPA2); ancestral locus Anc_7.496) — protein sequence MGICGSKDTESYSNRNTSAQNTGSTVRKSGPKSSSSEISHNKSNPTAPLKSNEKFESFPEPTAKQQLQTVAEGQETTVNTSSNPKQSNVMDSTDGSNNSKNDTVEGKNKLKYHAKVLLLGSGESGKSTILRQIKIIHQNGFTDDERKEYKPFVFQNIVESIQCITKALVQYNLKSQITNLTGTELEFLSTYELPYSATNDLSYSLDGRLVELTKKLVTDEKVEKLLSSNEYEFYLLDSASYFFENLDRIGAPDYIPTTMDILRTRTQTSGIFDTKFQMEDLEVHLYDVGGQRSERKKWIHCFDNVTAIIFCVSLSEYNQTLLESPTQNRLEESLNLFESVVNSMWFKKTAVILCLNKIDIFIDQLPNYPLENYFPDYVGGANVNKAVKYILWRFKQLNRANLNLVPYVTQATDTNNIKLAFAIVRETILHKNLLESGVITS from the coding sequence ATGGGGATTTGCGGCTCTAAAGACACCGAAAGTTACAGTAACAGAAACACCTCCGCCCAAAATACCGGCTCTACTGTTAGGAAAAGTGGTCCCAAGTCTTCCTCTTCTGAAATATCCCATAATAAATCGAACCCGACTGCTCCATTGAAGTCcaatgaaaagtttgaaagCTTCCCCGAACCTACTGCCAAGCAGCAGTTGCAAACAGTTGCCGAGGGGCAGGAGACTACAGTTAACACTAGTTCCAACCCGAAACAAAGCAACGTGATGGATTCTACCGACGGCTCTAATAACAGCAAAAACGACACCGTCGAAGgcaaaaataaactaaagTACCATGCGAAAGTCCTATTACTAGGTTCGGGAGAATCTGGAAAATCGACCATATTGAGgcaaatcaaaatcatccaCCAAAACGGGTTCACAGACgatgaaagaaaagaatataaACCTTTTGTATTTCAGAATATTGTTGAATCGATCCAATGTATCACTAAGGCACTGGTCCAGTATAACTTGAAATCACAGATAACAAATCTAACCGGTACCGAGCTCGAGTTTCTTTCCACTTACGAATTACCATATTCAGCCACTAATGATTTAAGCTACTCATTGGATGGTAGACTTGTTGAATTGACTAAGAAGCTTGTCACTGatgaaaaagttgaaaaattgctTTCAAGTAATGAATACgaattttatttattagaTTCTGCCTcctatttctttgaaaatttggatCGTATAGGCGCTCCAGATTACATACCAACCACCATGGATATTTTGAGAACCAGGACCCAAACATCAGGGATATTTGACACAAAGTTTCAGATGGAAGATTTGGAAGTTCACCTTTATGATGTTGGAGGACAAAGATctgaaaggaaaaaatggaTCCATTGCTTCGATAACGTCACAGCGATTATATTCTGTGTCTCCTTGAGTGAATATAATCAGACATTATTAGAATCTCCAACACAGAATAGACTTGAAGAATCTCTCAACTTGTTTGAATCTGTTGTGAATTCAATGTGGTTCAAGAAAACCGCTGTTATTTTATGCCTTAACAAAATagatattttcattgatcaACTACCAAACTACCCACTGGAGAACTATTTCCCAGATTATGTTGGTGGTGCTAATGTCAATAAGGCCGTCAAATATATATTATGGAGATTCAAGCAACTCAATCGTGCAAATTTAAATCTAGTTCCATATGTTACTCAAGCCACAGATacaaataatataaaacTTGCATTTGCAATAGTTAGAGAGACAATACTGCATAAGAACCTATTAGAAAGTGGTGTCATAACCAGCTAG